The following is a genomic window from Micropterus dolomieu isolate WLL.071019.BEF.003 ecotype Adirondacks linkage group LG12, ASM2129224v1, whole genome shotgun sequence.
CATCATTAAACTGAtattttcctgcattctggagacattttatgtatttttttatacaagggaaaaatgtattgcattgcgggttttcttattgtgcaaataaacctttctcaaaccattttaatttgttagttaacatttcttggtgcaagttatttttcagacttttttttaacaaatgctttcaaaatgtggtggggacatgtccccagcgtccccagtgtaaatgacacccaTGGGGTCAGTGGACCAGTTAGGgtcagacagcagtgtggagcTGTAGACTCCATCAGAGGAGGGAgggttttaaaaatgtttctctaaaagtgttcagttttgtgttttcagttaaatcttCTTGTTTTGCTTGTACAGAATCTGTGGAGTAGCCTATAAATGTATcacattaatataatataacattaaattaaaactactTTCATAGCTACGTCTACTGTTAGCCGTTTTGGGCAGGATCTGTACTAATATTAATTTTCtcactttacatttactcatttttgATTAATACTTTCAGAACATTATTACAAGAAACGCCGCGGTACTgagttactgaacgcaccatccttggcCTGAATGCCCGACAGGGCGGCAGGTCAGCTGCGCTTACAACCAACGagctaaagtaaagtaaaaggaaGACTGGGGAACGAGTTCTTTCGCCCCCTCCTCTGTTGAACGTGTCTCACAAACCTGGCTGAGTTCAGCCCCGACAAAACATAGGAAACCAGTGCAAAAGGTTTTCGATTGAACTTGTCCCtataaattattgtattattttttaggGGTGCTTAGATGAAATTTAGGGGCTgaatccctcaccagcaatcTTTGTTCAGTTTCCTGCTTCAGTACTTCACTTGGCTGTGAGCAAAGTTACTCTGAACAAGCAGGTTTCATTAGTGATCGCTctggaaggagaagcaggaAACCAAACAGACAGAGTTGGGAGTCAGGGGCTGTAAGCAGAGGTTTGCTGCAATTTGAAGTTAATTTAAGCTGATAAAACTGAGAGATAAAGATTTATAAAGcctgaaggtttttttttttataacagcaGAGGAGCAGCTGCCTCATGTCTTCCACCATCTTTGAgctatttcaatattttattaattaagcCTACTACAATGAACTCATCTCGTCTTTGAGTCAAACTGCAGAATACTTAAACCCTAATAATAATCCTGGTTGTGTAGTgagcactgacacacacacactaaatataCGCATGCATTTCTCATATGAGATGAATCTTGTAATGTAGCTACTGTGATCGTGATGCCTTGTTGAAGTTTATGCAGGACCTTGTTGATACTGACAGAGAGTTAAAGCCTGCAGCTGCGCCCACACTGATTCATAtattacctacaaagctcttaatggtcaggcaccatcttatcttaaagagctcatagtaccttactaccccaccagagcactgcgctcccagaatgcagggttacttgtggttcctagagtctccaaaagtagactaggagccagagcgttcagctatcaagctcctctcctgtggaaccaggttccagtttgggttcaggaggcagacaccatctccacatttaagagtaggcttaagactttcctctttgataaagcttatagttagggctggctcaggtgagtcctgaaccatcccttagttatgctgctataggcctagactgccgggggatttcccatgatgcactgagctcctctctcctctactttctctccctctgtatgcaacctcatcccattattgcatgttactaacacaacttctcccctttNNNNNNNNNNNNNNNNNNNNNNNNNNNNNNNNNNNNNNNNNNNNNNNNNNNNNNNNNNNNNNNNNNNNNNNNNNNNNNNNNNNNNNNNNNNNNNNNNNNNtaaagagctcatagtaccttactacccctccagagcactgcgctcccagaatgcagggttacttgtggttcctagagtctccaaaagtagactaggagccagagcgttcagctatcaagctcctctcctgtggagccaggttccagtttgggttcaggaggcagacaccatctccacatttaagagtaggcttaagactttcctctttgataaagcttatagttagggctggctcaggtgagtcctgaaccatcccttagttatgctgctataggcctagactgccgggggatttcccatgatgcactgagctcctctctcctctactttctctccctctgtatgcaacctcatcccattattgcatgttactaacacaacttctcccctttctggtagtcttgtgctttctcgtcgctctcctctctcctcctatcacttcctgcagaaactgttttcatgtgtttcaaCTTATGGAGTAATTGTGTTGTTGACATAAGAGCATAGGTTGTGTTTTCATCAGTGGAGGGGACACTTATTAAGTTGGGTATCTGTGGGCCAGGGGAGGACGGGGACACGTCTGAGGCAACATTTGTGGACACATGTAACTGGAGCACAATGCTTAGTATTTTATAACAAATTTACACATGCAGTTAAAACAATGGCTGTCCATCTGAGTATGTTGAAGTGTCTgtgtgctctctgtctgctgtcactgtgttCTTCCTACCTCTACCGccctcctccctgtctctgctaGGCCTACAGTAGCATCCTTACTGACAATCAGATTATGTTGAACTCTCTCTGATAATGAGGGGTTTCATTTTGACTGAATGTTGAGCTGGTCAGCCCATCTCAGGACCAGGCCGGCCGTCGCCAACTGGGCTAAatgctttatatatttatatagactattaagtgtttcccacagaatgacagtatATTTGTTTCTAGACTATTTCttatttaaccattttaattGTACTTCTCATTCTCCACCTTTGTaatttagtgtttactcactggCCTCCTTGAATCTGCGGTCTTTGCCTCCACATTTAATATTTCCACACAAGCACACTGCAGACAGAGTTGCCTCTTTCTGTTCTCTCCATGTGTCAGTCAGCCCTGTTGACTCTCACCATCCTCTGTGGTTTAAACAGCACTCGCAGTTTCCACTCGTGTTTCCCTTTTCAGCCGCAGGTGGGTTAGGGTTTTGGTTAATGAAGCAATACAGACTAGTTAAGTTGTGAAGGAATTAACAGTAGATTACTGGCTTaaagaaaatactggagtaaagCGTAAAAGTAGGCTTCAGTTTTGATGACTTTTCACTGTGACCATTTggactgaacctttaaatttgAAGCAGCAGAAATCAGCTCTGGGATCTTTGTTCATCACACTGGAGACGTTATTATGTGGACTGCATGAAGGTGTGTCTGCTGTCGTATACTGGCGTTTATTCTGAATGACATTTGATGAGATCCATGTGATGGGACTAAATCACATAAAAATGCTTTGATATGTTGTGAAAACAATTACATCAAAggcatttatttacattattattacatttttaaatccaTTTCTTATCTTATTTTTACCCTTTAATCCACACTGCAGAAAACAGAAGCCCTGAAGTTTGTCTTGATTCCTTGTCTTCCTGTGAAAGTTGCTCTAGGATCCACCGTGGTGGGTGGAGCACAGCTTTGTGTACAAGGAAGTGCTTCAAACTGACAGacacagtgacagaaacacactcTCTCAGGGTGAAACCATAGTAAATACAGTCAGTGGGTCAATCACAGACAGAGAAcagttacagcagcagcagcagacatcACCTCCTCTCGCATGGATAAGTTCTTGTTCCTGTTGGTCCTTCTGTCTCCAGCAGCTTCTGGTAAAGATGAGATTTTTATTGTCAATAGATTCATGGAGGCAGGAAAGACTTTTAATCAGTGTTATAAAATAATGTCCTCTTGTCCTAGAAAGTCTCCATGTGTTTGTAACAGGGCTGGGCGACTTGTTAAATAGATTATATCAGTTAAAGTGAGATGTGTGGTTgagatttcagtgttttctgccTAAATCAGAACAAACCTAACGCGCTATCTGGGAATGTTCCCCATAGAAACTTTTTATCTTGCTGCTCGTGTCACTGTGACCTTAGTCAGGATGTGGTTTCACTTTTTGgctatttgtttttctttattggcTATTGGCAAGTTTTTGGCTATTTTAATGAGTTTAGTCTGACTTGTAGCTGCTAACTAGCTAAGTTAGTTTTTCACAGTTGCGTTACATAAACAGGGACTTTATTCATGTTCTGTGgcagcaaacacaacacacagcctCTCAGTAACTGTTATACTGCAACCAGAGCTCTTCTACGGCTGACTAAAGTCACGTGACTACCCCTCACATACTGGGGTAGTGCTGGACACAGGGGTGGTGATgctgcagtggataagatgcataactttggtgtgagagaccggggttcaattccccgctgtgacacatccacccatgtgtccctgagcaagacacttaattcCTCGTTGCCCCGGagggtgtgcgacctctgacatatatagctaaatgaataaatgtaaataacacacacaagcatttgtttgttcctctatccctgtggggacatctcattgacataatgcattctcCAGCCTTTACCCTAACCGTAACCATCACAACGTCACGCCTAACCTGAACCTAATTATAAGATGAAATGACTTAATAGATAACATTTTTACCTTCTTTTAGTCAACAGGCTGTAAACTCActtgaagcacacgcctgttttctctgttgctcgcttcagccactattctgcttcttaGCCGCTGTATTGAGTATTGTGCCGAAATGCGGCTCGCCGCGCTGTATGAAAGGCACAGGTCAAAGTTTACGTTTGGAGTTTGGAGTTAGCCAGTAATCTAACTTTACTTTGTTGCGGAGTGATACAGATCTGTGCAAAGGAGTTCAACATCATGGTTGTTGTACACGCTCATTAAAACACTACTTTGAACCAATCAGATCGCTTTGTTTGATCTACCAATTTTATAATGCCATTTAATCACAATGTTGAAGCAGCTTCATGTTTCACAACAACAAGTCTTACAAAATCCTGTAACGTCTCCACAGCTGTGAGTAATTATTGAATGTTCCCATGATCTCAGGTGTGAAGAGGCCTTCTGTTTAAACAAAGATGTTCTCACTGTATCGTCCTGTGGAgtccttttgaaatgtaattactttttctCTCTGGATGTTTTTAGATGTGGTACGAGTGAAACCTGGAAATGACGTCATTCTGCCATGTCAGGCTGGTGAAGCCTCCATCAGAGCTGTAGAGTGGAGCAGACCTGACCTGGAGCCAGAGTACGTCCTCTTTTACAGAGATGGACGCTCAGATCCAATCCAGCAGCATCCATCCTTTAAGGACCGGGTGCAGCTGGTGGACAGAGAGCTGAAGGACGGAGACGTGTCTTTAATTCTGAAGAACGTGAGCAGCAACGACGCTGGAACATACGAGTGTCGAGTTGCAACAGAAGGATCAAGACGTAAGAGAGCCGCCATTGAGACTGAGCCAATCAGAATCATCCAGCTGGAGGTTTCAGGTGAGTTTGTGgaggtcagtgtgtctgtgtgccatgTTGTAGCTGCAGTTTGTTCCATGTTGATTCTGAGAGTCAAACATGAGGAATATAGAAGATATAGAAGAGTAAATGGAGGCTGTTCCACTGTTCACTCATTTCCTGACTAATATGCACTTTGATCTTCAGGGTCCAACAGCGGAGACGTCGAGGAGGGAAACTATAGACTTTACTACGGACTGGGAGCAGCTTTTGTTCTGGTTTGTTCAGCTGCTGTTGTTGGATTGGTTGTTGGctggaaatataaaaaacatacgGACAAGAAAACCAAACCTGATGAAACAGTGAATGAACAGGCCCTCTGACTTGTCATAGATCTGAGGGGAACAGAGAAAGAATGGCTGCTATTGAAGTGACCTAAGCTAGCAGAGAAAGATAGCTGACATGTGGACACATCAGATGGCGCTCCCGCAAATATCaggtattttaaaaacaatcagAGAGCAGACTATAAAAGTACTTTGTTACAGTAAGGAGAGTAAATGTAGCTGGTTGTTTGCAGCCTCAGCACTGATGTATCACAGGGAGCTTCATGAACAGATTAACCAGctttaaacagaaacacagcttcTGATGTCTGAAATGTCAGCAAAACCTGTTGAAACCAGGTGGAAAGAGGTCTGTGTGTCTCAGATCACAGCTAATCATACATTGAATCTCTTTTGTAATTTGATGGTGCCTTATACAAAACCTGAATATATTTAGATGTTTTAAGCTAATGATATTAAAATAATGTAGCCTTTCTATCTACAAAGTAGAGTTACATGATCTGTACAGACGGACATGAAGTCataaaataacatgaataaTGCAAAAAGCATGCGtgatgtgttaaataaaatgagGTAGGGACTAGATAAACATTTCTGAATGAATAACTTGCACTCTGCACAAAAGTGCTTACTAAATACTAGTGATACTAAACTGATTACATGtagataaaaatatttatttatttataaaacacagttaaaagtATCTCTATATATgtgcaaaacaaatgaaaaagactACACCTGTGGTCAAAGCACCTGATACAACTCAGTAAGTCTGTCTGTACAGAGTTCACTGATTAAGAAATTAACCTCTGAGTATAATTTTATCTACAAAAATGGAATTACATTATATGTACAGAAATAAtgtgaattataaaaaaatgttagaTAAAACGAGGTATggaatttaaacacatttctgaataaaaacaaGTTCAGTAACAGCTGACTGATATTCAAATTGattcaaatttgctttattggcatgaatgtcaaacaacaatattgccaaagtttaaaagataatacaaaagaacaattcttttcaaattaataaattaaataaaattaaaaatatgaaaataaaataaataaaacagtaatcgTGTCTGTGTGCTCATTGGTCAGCAGTATGTAGAAGtaattttttatgtattaataACAGGACTTTAAtgagtaactgaaagaaaaatgaaacaaaagtcTCTTCAGAAAAACTCTCCTGTCCGGTTCTGATATTTTTACCTCTTCAGTCTGgaacaaaataaatagttttaaatgGAAACTTGAGCTGTGTTCTTTATGGTTTTGGTCCGTGTTGTTTTCAGGACACATTTAGTTCTGTGATCAGGTCTGTTGCTCCTAATTTATCAGATAGTTTCCCCTCAAGACTGCAGAGAAGTGAGAGGAGCGACAGAGAGAGATTCAGATGGAGGATCAGATCTGGGCTCTGAGCTGATCTCTCAACACAGACTCTCTcccaactcatcacatatggacgcttggacCACTTGGCACCACTTTTTACCACCCTGGGTACCCGTTAAGTATCATTTTTGGACCTGTAGGGTCAAGTTGATGTGGCAGGTT
Proteins encoded in this region:
- the LOC123980914 gene encoding uncharacterized protein LOC123980914 isoform X1, which produces MDKFLFLLVLLSPAASDVVRVKPGNDVILPCQAGEASIRAVEWSRPDLEPEYVLFYRDGRSDPIQQHPSFKDRVQLVDRELKDGDVSLILKNVSSNDAGTYECRVATEGSRRKRAAIETEPIRIIQLEVSGSNSGDVEEGNYRLYYGLGAAFVLIVSPQDCREVRGATERDSDGGSDLGSELISQHRLSPNSSHMDAWTTWHHFLPPWVPVKYHFWTCRVKLMWQVEYGGWIVPRITCQRRPSCDSYACGSATPSPVNKPNVDKPVAVRLVVFSQTSSSFFFFLLELKVLL
- the LOC123980914 gene encoding coxsackievirus and adenovirus receptor-like isoform X2, translating into MDKFLFLLVLLSPAASDVVRVKPGNDVILPCQAGEASIRAVEWSRPDLEPEYVLFYRDGRSDPIQQHPSFKDRVQLVDRELKDGDVSLILKNVSSNDAGTYECRVATEGSRRKRAAIETEPIRIIQLEVSGSNSGDVEEGNYRLYYGLGAAFVLVCSAAVVGLVVGWKYKKHTDKKTKPDETVNEQAL
- the LOC123980914 gene encoding programmed cell death 1 ligand 1-like isoform X3, whose protein sequence is MDKFLFLLVLLSPAASDVVRVKPGNDVILPCQAGEASIRAVEWSRPDLEPEYVLFYRDGRSDPIQQHPSFKDRVQLVDRELKDGDVSLILKNVSSNDAGTYECRVATEGSRRKRAAIETEPIRIIQLEVSGSNSGDVEEGNYRLYYGLGAAFVLFPLKTAEK